One stretch of Eretmochelys imbricata isolate rEreImb1 chromosome 1, rEreImb1.hap1, whole genome shotgun sequence DNA includes these proteins:
- the LOC144259394 gene encoding uncharacterized protein LOC144259394 isoform X3, translating into MDQIKLTKPGRAHADTSHLKNQQERRRTSEEICRSETEALFEDMGKHLQFLEESFRSNMIALDKSMADCLEALEGRFRSNMIALDKSMADCLEALEGRFRSNMNALVKRMADRQVVLEGRFRELPRMVSAEEFHQKEEECEKLKEQKGVLEQKLDLVLANAMGTHKFSENLNDPCRLSAVLEMYDKLRTHEWEKVKCAARVSTFPMTYEDGSTIIKAVFSKCEEELPQRTDQIFELLEIPVSKKTTSFFDSQQLTPGLTGEIKNHLKNLYFNYGEDCYRDKIRNPPIKAEWPTEERIPISCMQHVDNKNTEDGMPLNFLWPKLVCGEELIRKGVIYD; encoded by the exons ATGGATCAAATCAAGTTGACTAAGCCTGGCAGAGCTCATGCAGATACTTCACACTTGAAGAACCAACAAGAAAGAAGAAGGACTTCAGAGGAGATCTGCAG AAGTGAAACAGAGGCTCTATTTGAAGATATGGGGAAACACCTACAGTTTTTGGAAGAAAGCTTCAG AAGTAACATGATTGCTCTAGATAAATCTATGGCGGATTGCCTAGAGGCTTTGGAAGGAAGATTCAG AAGTAACATGATTGCTCTAGATAAATCTATGGCGGATTGCCTAGAGGCTTTGGAAGGAAGATTCAG AAGTAACATGAATGCTCTAGTTAAACGTATGGCGGATCGCCAAGTGGTTTTGGAAGGAAGATTCAG GGAACTTCCCAGAATGGTCAGCGCAGAAGAGTTTCATCAGAAGGAGGAAGAATGTGAAAAACTGAAGGAACAGAAAGGAGTCTTGGAGCAAAA ATTGGACCTTGTCTTGGCCAATGCAATGGGAACCCATAAGTTCTCTGAGAATCTGAATGACCCCTGTCGATTATCAGCTGTGCTGGAGATGTACGACAAGCTCAGGACACATGAATGGGAGAAAGTCAAATGTGCTGCACGTGTCTCCACCTTTCCAATGACGTATGAAGATGGTAGCACCATAATTAAG GCTGTGTTTTCCAAATGTGAAGAAGAGCTGCCACAAAGAACAGATCAAATCTTTGAACTCCTTGAGATTCCAGTTTCAAAGAAAACTACAAGCTTCTTTGACAGCCAACAG TTGACCCCTGGGCTAACAGGAGAGATAAAGAATcaccttaaaaatctctatttTAACTATGGAGAAGACTGTTACCGAGACAAGATTCGT AACCCGCCCATTAAAGCTGAGTGGCCCACAGAGGAAAGAATCCCAATCTCTTGCATGCAGCATGTGGACAATAAAAACACGGAGGATGGGATGCCATTAAACTTTCTGTGGCCGAAGCTGGTCTGTGGGGAAGAGCTAATTAGAAAGGGTGTAATCTATGATTAA
- the LOC144259394 gene encoding uncharacterized protein LOC144259394 isoform X2: protein MDQIKLTKPGRAHADTSHLKNQQERRRTSEEICRSETEALFEDMGKHLQFLEESFRSNMIALDKSMADCLEALEGRFRSNMNALVKRMADRQVVLEGRFRELPRMVSAEEFHQKEEECEKLKEQKGVLEQKLDLVLANAMGTHKFSENLNDPCRLSAVLEMYDKLRTHEWEKVKCAARVSTFPMTYEDGSTIIKAVFSKCEEELPQRTDQIFELLEIPVSKKTTSFFDSQQLTPGLTGEIKNHLKNLYFNYGEDCYRDKIRPALSPDQQMFQPLVKFTAECYKIYCLLLLQNPPIKAEWPTEERIPISCMQHVDNKNTEDGMPLNFLWPKLVCGEELIRKGVIYD, encoded by the exons ATGGATCAAATCAAGTTGACTAAGCCTGGCAGAGCTCATGCAGATACTTCACACTTGAAGAACCAACAAGAAAGAAGAAGGACTTCAGAGGAGATCTGCAG AAGTGAAACAGAGGCTCTATTTGAAGATATGGGGAAACACCTACAGTTTTTGGAAGAAAGCTTCAG AAGTAACATGATTGCTCTAGATAAATCTATGGCGGATTGCCTAGAGGCTTTGGAAGGAAGATTCAG AAGTAACATGAATGCTCTAGTTAAACGTATGGCGGATCGCCAAGTGGTTTTGGAAGGAAGATTCAG GGAACTTCCCAGAATGGTCAGCGCAGAAGAGTTTCATCAGAAGGAGGAAGAATGTGAAAAACTGAAGGAACAGAAAGGAGTCTTGGAGCAAAA ATTGGACCTTGTCTTGGCCAATGCAATGGGAACCCATAAGTTCTCTGAGAATCTGAATGACCCCTGTCGATTATCAGCTGTGCTGGAGATGTACGACAAGCTCAGGACACATGAATGGGAGAAAGTCAAATGTGCTGCACGTGTCTCCACCTTTCCAATGACGTATGAAGATGGTAGCACCATAATTAAG GCTGTGTTTTCCAAATGTGAAGAAGAGCTGCCACAAAGAACAGATCAAATCTTTGAACTCCTTGAGATTCCAGTTTCAAAGAAAACTACAAGCTTCTTTGACAGCCAACAG TTGACCCCTGGGCTAACAGGAGAGATAAAGAATcaccttaaaaatctctatttTAACTATGGAGAAGACTGTTACCGAGACAAGATTCGT CCTGCTCTTTCTCCTGATCAACAGATGTTTCAGCCACTTGTAAAGTTCACAGCAGAGTGCTACAAAATTTACTGTTTGTTGCTTCTTCAGAACCCGCCCATTAAAGCTGAGTGGCCCACAGAGGAAAGAATCCCAATCTCTTGCATGCAGCATGTGGACAATAAAAACACGGAGGATGGGATGCCATTAAACTTTCTGTGGCCGAAGCTGGTCTGTGGGGAAGAGCTAATTAGAAAGGGTGTAATCTATGATTAA
- the LOC144259394 gene encoding uncharacterized protein LOC144259394 isoform X1 encodes MDQIKLTKPGRAHADTSHLKNQQERRRTSEEICRSETEALFEDMGKHLQFLEESFRSNMIALDKSMADCLEALEGRFRSNMIALDKSMADCLEALEGRFRSNMNALVKRMADRQVVLEGRFRELPRMVSAEEFHQKEEECEKLKEQKGVLEQKLDLVLANAMGTHKFSENLNDPCRLSAVLEMYDKLRTHEWEKVKCAARVSTFPMTYEDGSTIIKAVFSKCEEELPQRTDQIFELLEIPVSKKTTSFFDSQQLTPGLTGEIKNHLKNLYFNYGEDCYRDKIRPALSPDQQMFQPLVKFTAECYKIYCLLLLQNPPIKAEWPTEERIPISCMQHVDNKNTEDGMPLNFLWPKLVCGEELIRKGVIYD; translated from the exons ATGGATCAAATCAAGTTGACTAAGCCTGGCAGAGCTCATGCAGATACTTCACACTTGAAGAACCAACAAGAAAGAAGAAGGACTTCAGAGGAGATCTGCAG AAGTGAAACAGAGGCTCTATTTGAAGATATGGGGAAACACCTACAGTTTTTGGAAGAAAGCTTCAG AAGTAACATGATTGCTCTAGATAAATCTATGGCGGATTGCCTAGAGGCTTTGGAAGGAAGATTCAG AAGTAACATGATTGCTCTAGATAAATCTATGGCGGATTGCCTAGAGGCTTTGGAAGGAAGATTCAG AAGTAACATGAATGCTCTAGTTAAACGTATGGCGGATCGCCAAGTGGTTTTGGAAGGAAGATTCAG GGAACTTCCCAGAATGGTCAGCGCAGAAGAGTTTCATCAGAAGGAGGAAGAATGTGAAAAACTGAAGGAACAGAAAGGAGTCTTGGAGCAAAA ATTGGACCTTGTCTTGGCCAATGCAATGGGAACCCATAAGTTCTCTGAGAATCTGAATGACCCCTGTCGATTATCAGCTGTGCTGGAGATGTACGACAAGCTCAGGACACATGAATGGGAGAAAGTCAAATGTGCTGCACGTGTCTCCACCTTTCCAATGACGTATGAAGATGGTAGCACCATAATTAAG GCTGTGTTTTCCAAATGTGAAGAAGAGCTGCCACAAAGAACAGATCAAATCTTTGAACTCCTTGAGATTCCAGTTTCAAAGAAAACTACAAGCTTCTTTGACAGCCAACAG TTGACCCCTGGGCTAACAGGAGAGATAAAGAATcaccttaaaaatctctatttTAACTATGGAGAAGACTGTTACCGAGACAAGATTCGT CCTGCTCTTTCTCCTGATCAACAGATGTTTCAGCCACTTGTAAAGTTCACAGCAGAGTGCTACAAAATTTACTGTTTGTTGCTTCTTCAGAACCCGCCCATTAAAGCTGAGTGGCCCACAGAGGAAAGAATCCCAATCTCTTGCATGCAGCATGTGGACAATAAAAACACGGAGGATGGGATGCCATTAAACTTTCTGTGGCCGAAGCTGGTCTGTGGGGAAGAGCTAATTAGAAAGGGTGTAATCTATGATTAA